In a single window of the Streptomyces sp. HUAS ZL42 genome:
- a CDS encoding Gfo/Idh/MocA family protein yields MTQTTEPLGVAVVGAGYWGPNLVRNFQASEQFRLRWLCDLDVERAQRVLGGYSTVQATSDYAAVLADPAVAAVAVATPAGTHLDIALAALRAGKHVLVEKPLAATYADGLRLVAEAEERGLTLMCDHTYCYTPAVGRIRELVRSGELGEIHFVDSVRINLGLVQKDIDVMWDLAPHDLSILDFILPDNVEPVAVAAHGADPIGAGQACVAYLTLQLNTGAIAHVHVNWLSPTKVRTTMVGGAKRTLVWDDLNPLQRVAIYDRGVDLAAPQEIGADERRDMLISYRSGDMVAPAIGEKEALRSMVDEFADAIGQRRAPLTDGRAGLRVLDILEAASRSLEFRGAVVGLRAGR; encoded by the coding sequence GTGACGCAGACCACGGAGCCGTTGGGGGTCGCGGTCGTCGGGGCCGGCTACTGGGGCCCCAACCTCGTCCGCAACTTCCAGGCCAGCGAGCAGTTCCGGCTGCGCTGGCTGTGCGACCTCGACGTGGAGAGGGCCCAGCGGGTCCTCGGCGGCTACTCGACGGTCCAGGCCACCTCGGACTACGCGGCCGTCCTCGCCGACCCGGCCGTTGCCGCCGTCGCCGTGGCCACGCCCGCCGGAACCCACCTCGACATCGCCCTGGCCGCCCTGCGCGCCGGCAAGCACGTCCTCGTGGAGAAGCCACTCGCGGCGACCTACGCCGACGGGTTGCGCCTGGTGGCCGAGGCGGAAGAGCGCGGACTCACCCTGATGTGCGATCACACCTACTGCTACACGCCCGCCGTGGGCCGCATCCGGGAGCTGGTGCGCTCCGGCGAACTCGGCGAGATCCACTTCGTCGACTCGGTCCGGATCAACCTCGGGCTCGTCCAGAAGGACATCGACGTGATGTGGGACCTGGCCCCGCACGATCTGTCGATCCTGGACTTCATCCTCCCCGACAACGTCGAGCCGGTCGCCGTCGCCGCCCACGGGGCCGACCCGATCGGTGCGGGACAGGCCTGCGTTGCCTATCTGACGCTTCAGCTCAACACGGGGGCCATCGCCCACGTGCACGTCAACTGGCTTTCGCCGACCAAGGTTCGGACCACCATGGTGGGCGGTGCCAAACGCACTCTGGTCTGGGACGACCTCAACCCGCTCCAGCGGGTGGCGATTTACGACCGGGGTGTGGACCTGGCCGCCCCCCAGGAGATCGGCGCGGACGAGCGCCGGGACATGCTCATCTCGTACCGCTCCGGCGACATGGTCGCGCCCGCGATCGGCGAGAAGGAAGCGCTGCGCAGCATGGTCGACGAGTTCGCCGACGCGATCGGGCAACGCCGGGCGCCGCTGACCGACGGCCGGGCGGGCCTGCGGGTGCTGGACATTCTTGAGGCGGCATCCCGGAGCCTGGAATTCCGGGGCGCGGTCGTCGGCCTGCGAGCCGGGCGTTGA
- a CDS encoding sugar transferase, with the protein MTIEVTHEQLVVEHRTPEARRRRWEQKYRIVLLVADGFAAVAAAFLIHAAYGRWAVALVLPPTWIVAMLAHRSYDRSALGLGTEEFRRVLRGAVALPALAAGAHYLFTRDSGLFHDMIMAAVPATAIALAVRYTLRRRLHRRWARDQDRSATLLVGPSRGIVELVAVLRRGGVHELRVTGVCLSDPQNAAAVRKLGLPFLGGVGDMNDVVRAMGITTVVALPVPESDASVLRRMSWTAAVQGVDFLLAPVLADVSASRLAVRPTNGVPLVRIQAPNLSRTSRLPKDLLDRSLAGALLVLLALPMLLIALIVRLDSRGPALFRQERVGRYGDHFTMLKFRTMRPDSEALRAELAHLNQNSDGLLFKVKEDPRITRVGSVLRRSSLDELPQLINVVKGHMSLVGPRPPLPEEVEEYTPDIKRRLLVKPGLTGLWQVSGRSDLPWDEAVRLDLGYVDNWSMGLDLSILVRTGSAVVRGTGAY; encoded by the coding sequence ATGACCATTGAGGTCACGCATGAGCAACTGGTTGTGGAACACAGAACTCCGGAAGCTCGCCGTAGACGTTGGGAACAGAAGTACCGGATCGTCCTGCTGGTCGCGGACGGCTTCGCGGCCGTTGCCGCGGCCTTCCTGATCCACGCGGCGTACGGCCGCTGGGCGGTGGCCCTGGTGCTGCCTCCGACGTGGATCGTGGCCATGCTGGCCCACCGCTCCTACGACCGCAGCGCCCTTGGCCTGGGGACCGAGGAGTTCCGGCGGGTGCTCCGCGGCGCCGTCGCGCTGCCGGCGCTGGCCGCGGGTGCGCACTACCTGTTCACGCGTGACTCCGGACTCTTTCATGACATGATCATGGCTGCCGTGCCGGCCACCGCGATCGCCCTTGCGGTCCGGTACACGCTGCGCCGCCGGCTGCACAGACGGTGGGCACGGGACCAGGACCGGAGCGCGACGCTCCTGGTCGGGCCGTCGCGCGGCATCGTGGAGCTGGTCGCCGTGCTGCGACGCGGCGGCGTACACGAACTGCGGGTCACCGGAGTGTGCCTGAGTGACCCGCAAAACGCTGCGGCCGTCCGCAAGTTGGGGCTGCCCTTCCTCGGCGGTGTCGGCGACATGAACGACGTCGTCCGGGCCATGGGCATCACCACGGTGGTGGCGTTGCCGGTACCCGAGTCCGACGCCTCGGTGCTGCGCAGGATGTCCTGGACGGCGGCCGTACAGGGTGTCGACTTCCTGCTGGCCCCCGTGCTGGCCGACGTGTCCGCCTCCCGGCTGGCGGTACGGCCCACCAACGGGGTGCCGCTGGTGCGGATACAGGCCCCGAACCTCTCCCGGACCTCCCGCCTGCCCAAGGACCTCCTGGACCGGTCGCTCGCGGGGGCGCTGCTCGTGCTCCTCGCGCTGCCCATGCTGCTGATCGCCCTGATCGTCCGGCTGGACAGCCGCGGTCCTGCACTGTTCAGGCAGGAACGGGTGGGCCGGTACGGCGACCACTTCACCATGCTGAAGTTCCGCACGATGCGGCCGGATTCGGAGGCTCTCCGGGCGGAACTGGCGCACCTCAACCAGAACAGCGACGGCCTGCTGTTCAAGGTGAAGGAAGATCCGCGGATCACCCGGGTCGGCTCGGTGCTGCGCCGCAGCTCGCTCGACGAACTGCCGCAGCTGATCAACGTGGTCAAGGGACACATGTCGCTCGTCGGCCCCCGCCCGCCGCTGCCGGAGGAGGTGGAGGAGTACACGCCGGACATCAAGCGACGGCTGCTCGTGAAGCCCGGCCTCACGGGGCTGTGGCAGGTCAGCGGCCGCTCCGACCTGCCCTGGGACGAGGCGGTCCGGCTCGATCTCGGATACGTGGACAACTGGTCGATGGGCCTGGACCTGTCGATCCTGGTGCGCACCGGGTCTGCAGTGGTGCGAGGAACGGGGGCCTACTGA
- a CDS encoding glycosyltransferase family 2 protein, translating into MTSIVIPAHNEERVLGRLLDSLLADASDDETDIVVVCNGCTDDTAKVAAARGPRVRVVEIPVPSKHAALRAGDDHARGFPRVYVDADVVITGADVRALTESLDDDSSGILATAPERRIPLAACAWRVRAYYQVWQRLPAVREGLFGRGVIAVSKAGHARIAALPPLMADDLAASLAFAPEERLVVGAAGVVVHPPRTWPDLIKRRIRAAVSTAQVEQHQGPEEASARTSKADLKALLRREPRLFPGVVVFVAAAVVARRGARKAIRAQDFGTWLRDESSRQN; encoded by the coding sequence GTGACGAGCATCGTGATCCCGGCTCACAACGAGGAGCGAGTCCTCGGCCGGCTCCTCGATTCGCTGCTGGCCGATGCCTCCGACGACGAGACCGACATCGTGGTCGTATGCAATGGCTGCACCGATGACACCGCGAAGGTCGCGGCCGCCCGCGGCCCGCGCGTCCGGGTGGTCGAGATCCCCGTCCCCTCAAAGCACGCCGCCCTGCGGGCAGGTGACGATCACGCACGCGGCTTCCCCCGTGTGTACGTGGATGCCGACGTCGTCATCACGGGCGCCGACGTACGGGCGCTGACCGAGTCCCTCGACGACGACAGCTCGGGCATCCTCGCCACCGCCCCCGAGCGGCGGATCCCGCTGGCCGCCTGCGCCTGGCGGGTGCGTGCCTACTACCAGGTGTGGCAGCGACTCCCTGCCGTACGCGAAGGGCTGTTCGGCCGAGGAGTCATCGCGGTCTCCAAGGCCGGGCACGCCCGGATCGCCGCACTGCCGCCCCTGATGGCGGACGACCTGGCCGCGTCCCTGGCGTTCGCCCCGGAGGAACGTCTCGTGGTCGGTGCGGCCGGTGTCGTCGTCCACCCGCCGCGCACCTGGCCGGACTTGATCAAACGGCGGATCCGTGCCGCGGTCTCCACCGCCCAGGTCGAACAGCATCAGGGACCGGAAGAAGCCTCGGCGCGCACGAGCAAGGCAGACCTCAAAGCCCTGCTCCGCAGGGAGCCGAGGCTCTTTCCCGGTGTCGTAGTCTTCGTCGCGGCGGCGGTCGTCGCCCGGCGGGGAGCCCGCAAGGCCATCCGGGCTCAGGACTTCGGCACCTGGCTACGGGACGAGAGCAGCCGGCAGAACTGA
- a CDS encoding MFS transporter — protein MYLTDRSAPPGADTEQGRRRGRRAKVAPVVLVLGSVSLITDVSSEMVTAVLPLYIVTTLGFSPLAFGTLDGVYNGVSALVQLTGGHLADRVRNHKLIAGLGYGLSALCKPLLLLASSLGALGAVLTLERTGKGLRTAPRDAMISLATPLENQGRAFGVHRAMDTTGAMLGPLAAFLILSAAADGYDAVFGVSACVAVLGVLVLVLFVPGRRQGTQQGTQQGTQTDEAGAADAERPVRVREALALLRLPRLRALAGCAVLLGLTTVSDAFVYLLLQRRTGIGEQWFPLLPLGTAAVFLLLAVPVGALADRVGRHFVFLTGHVGLLTGYALLLWAPATPVLPFLVLALHGTFYAATDGVLPAALAGVVPEQLRASGLAIVGTVQALARFGCSLAFGAAWTMWGDGPALAGSAVGLLCCAAVAGMVLRPAGGTR, from the coding sequence ATGTACCTCACCGACCGCTCCGCACCTCCGGGGGCGGACACCGAGCAGGGCCGAAGACGCGGCAGGAGGGCAAAGGTCGCCCCGGTCGTACTCGTCCTGGGCTCGGTCAGCCTGATCACCGACGTCTCCTCGGAGATGGTCACCGCGGTCCTGCCGCTGTACATCGTCACCACGCTCGGCTTCAGCCCGCTGGCGTTCGGCACCCTCGACGGTGTCTACAACGGCGTCAGCGCGCTGGTCCAGCTCACCGGCGGCCACCTCGCCGACCGGGTGCGCAACCACAAGCTGATAGCCGGGCTCGGCTACGGCCTGTCCGCGCTGTGCAAGCCGCTGCTCCTGCTCGCGAGCAGCCTCGGCGCACTCGGTGCGGTCCTCACCCTGGAACGGACCGGCAAAGGCCTGCGCACCGCCCCGCGCGACGCGATGATCTCCCTGGCCACGCCGCTGGAGAACCAGGGCCGGGCCTTCGGCGTGCACCGGGCGATGGACACCACCGGCGCGATGCTCGGCCCGCTCGCGGCGTTCCTCATCCTGAGCGCGGCGGCCGACGGCTACGACGCCGTGTTCGGTGTGAGCGCGTGCGTCGCCGTGCTCGGCGTGCTCGTGCTGGTGCTGTTCGTACCCGGCAGACGGCAAGGCACGCAGCAAGGCACGCAGCAAGGCACGCAGACGGACGAAGCAGGCGCGGCGGACGCCGAGCGGCCCGTCCGGGTACGCGAAGCGCTGGCGCTGCTGCGCCTGCCGCGTCTGCGGGCGCTCGCCGGCTGTGCCGTGCTGCTCGGCCTGACCACCGTCAGCGACGCCTTCGTCTACCTGCTCCTGCAACGGCGCACGGGCATCGGCGAGCAGTGGTTCCCGCTGCTGCCGCTGGGCACCGCAGCGGTGTTCCTGCTGCTGGCCGTGCCCGTCGGCGCGCTCGCCGACCGGGTCGGGCGGCACTTCGTGTTCCTCACCGGGCACGTAGGACTGCTCACCGGCTACGCCCTGCTGCTGTGGGCCCCGGCCACGCCGGTCCTGCCCTTTCTCGTACTCGCCCTGCACGGCACGTTCTACGCGGCCACCGACGGCGTGCTCCCTGCCGCTCTCGCCGGCGTCGTGCCCGAGCAGCTGCGCGCCAGCGGCCTCGCCATCGTCGGCACCGTCCAGGCGCTGGCCCGGTTCGGCTGCTCGCTCGCCTTCGGCGCCGCCTGGACGATGTGGGGAGACGGCCCGGCGCTGGCCGGCTCAGCGGTCGGCCTGCTGTGCTGCGCGGCCGTCGCGGGCATGGTGCTGCGACCGGCTGGCGGAACCCGATGA
- a CDS encoding TolB family protein → MTPLRRRLLVLVTAVLLLAGLATGVVLHAAARADRAHRPQSGGPAVSAGKLTLTQKGRLTFINAAAGPHRTAVASVPSADPEAGRTASSLKCARFYAAAGTGVCLQSNPGVLKQSNRALLLDADLRTVRTFPLAGTPSRARVSPSGRFAAWTVFVSGESYASAYFSTRTSILDTRSMRLTPSLETFAIVLDGKPYHASDINFWGVTFASDDDTFYATLNTANRTYLVRGSLSRRTVTTLIQNVECPSLSPDGTRVVFKKRVLSGATLWHEYVLDLKTLHETALAERHSVDDQATWLDNDTVAYALPTDGKVGSSDLWSVPADGTGTPRLLIAGASSPAPL, encoded by the coding sequence ATGACACCGCTGCGCCGCCGCCTGCTCGTACTCGTCACGGCGGTGCTGCTCCTCGCGGGCCTGGCAACCGGCGTGGTCCTGCACGCGGCCGCCCGCGCGGACCGCGCGCACCGGCCGCAGTCGGGCGGCCCCGCTGTCAGCGCGGGCAAGTTGACGCTCACGCAGAAAGGCCGCCTGACGTTCATCAACGCGGCCGCCGGCCCGCACCGCACCGCGGTCGCCTCGGTGCCCTCCGCCGATCCCGAGGCCGGGCGGACCGCCTCAAGCCTGAAGTGCGCGCGCTTCTACGCTGCGGCCGGCACGGGCGTCTGCCTCCAGTCCAACCCCGGCGTCCTCAAGCAGAGCAACCGCGCCCTGCTCCTGGACGCCGACCTCCGCACCGTGCGCACCTTCCCGCTCGCGGGCACCCCGAGCCGGGCCCGGGTCTCGCCCAGTGGCCGCTTTGCCGCCTGGACCGTCTTCGTCTCCGGCGAGTCCTACGCGTCGGCCTACTTCTCCACCCGGACCTCGATCCTGGACACCCGCAGCATGCGGCTGACGCCCAGCCTGGAGACGTTCGCCATCGTCCTGGACGGCAAGCCCTACCACGCTTCGGACATCAACTTCTGGGGCGTGACCTTCGCCTCCGACGACGACACTTTCTACGCAACCCTCAACACCGCCAACCGCACCTACCTGGTGCGGGGTTCCCTCTCCCGGCGTACGGTGACCACCCTGATCCAGAACGTGGAGTGCCCGTCGCTCTCCCCCGACGGGACCCGAGTCGTCTTCAAGAAGCGGGTCCTGTCCGGTGCCACCCTCTGGCACGAGTACGTCCTCGACCTGAAGACCCTGCACGAGACGGCGCTCGCCGAACGCCACAGCGTCGACGACCAGGCCACCTGGCTCGACAACGACACCGTCGCCTATGCCCTCCCCACCGACGGCAAGGTCGGCAGCAGCGACCTGTGGAGCGTGCCCGCGGACGGCACGGGCACGCCCCGCCTGCTGATCGCCGGCGCTTCCTCCCCGGCGCCGTTGTAG
- a CDS encoding AAA family ATPase, which yields MEHARPIAAAPPAPLHREVSASEVPPLVGREREVERLRHTLTVRTHTGPWLLEITGEPGAGKTGLLTEWTGQAERAGVAVLSGRASGPDRHRPFAAFAAPVAKALGFPDAFSGLTPADRALLLRHFPEAGPSGVPRAPGPEGAERDQLLEAIAELLSAAGHRRRLAVCLDDLQWADDASLDLLIHLLRRPRPRTPLILVCSVRPGQGSPGLMASLADPHDAYRVERVALGPLPRSAAGELFGPGTTADRQRLLYEAGGGNPFYMRVLSLSPGPLMPPGGTTPWVLSDEAATVAATAIARELTLLDAEEHEILRAATVLGEEFDPAHLAYLADRAQTVTAKALDRLIALDLIRADHTHGRSCRLRHPVLRAVVYQRAPHSWRRDAHARADRILRKTGAGPVERAPHVARSATTGDHDAVRLLMAASEQVRWSEPTAAASWLSTALSLVRGDGDGLRLPLMKSLAQSLGTIGRLRECQELLRRIPRPAGLPRTRDNVELVAFQAMMERHLGNYREAEALLEAELAELAELPLAPEDHAALSAPLRLELATVSLLRRAFPRSRSLAEEALRQAPAGEDRHNRAADTAHTAESARTADTAHTGNPYRTTAPVDPPYPVRMAAMVCLTHCAAFEGEVPVLLRSAREAGALVDSIADAELTPHLDTLSQLGWAEALAELHHDALRHMARGIRLAHASGQLFILPYLRLAHAYASVSVGRLTDAVRSAEGAEEDARWMKRPALLGFALALRAWATSLLDGPGAASPIAERAVQELGAGGRLWAVTAGVLADVRLAQERPVDCLELTRSATEHTRHPGTARCIRPIWYALGARAAAALGDRGAAADWARRATADADLLGLPGQRGFAALARAHSVLDPVGPLHEAVVGFSAGGLVLMECQARLLLARTLLSREAYDKALEQAKRAKNLAAASGARRLYREAVDIQRRLGAHQPRSVRERESPLPEMSVREREIARMVTLGMSNSDIARALVVSPKTVEAHLTRIFRKVGVRSRVALVTALRPQTGQESPA from the coding sequence TTGGAGCACGCACGTCCGATCGCCGCGGCCCCACCTGCACCCCTGCACCGGGAGGTGTCCGCCTCCGAGGTACCACCGCTGGTCGGCCGTGAGCGCGAGGTCGAGCGGCTGCGGCACACGCTCACCGTACGGACGCACACGGGGCCCTGGCTGCTGGAGATCACCGGTGAGCCAGGCGCGGGAAAGACCGGGCTGCTGACCGAATGGACCGGGCAGGCCGAACGGGCGGGGGTGGCCGTGCTGTCGGGCAGAGCGTCCGGGCCGGACCGGCATCGCCCGTTCGCGGCCTTCGCGGCACCCGTCGCCAAGGCCCTCGGTTTTCCCGACGCCTTCAGTGGCCTCACTCCGGCGGACAGGGCTCTGCTGCTCCGTCACTTCCCGGAGGCCGGTCCGTCGGGCGTCCCTCGGGCGCCGGGGCCCGAGGGTGCGGAGCGGGACCAACTGCTCGAAGCGATCGCCGAGTTGCTCTCGGCAGCCGGACATCGCCGCCGTCTGGCAGTCTGCCTCGACGACCTGCAGTGGGCGGACGATGCCTCCCTCGATCTGCTGATCCATCTGCTGCGCCGTCCTCGTCCCAGAACGCCGCTGATCCTCGTGTGCTCCGTACGTCCCGGCCAGGGATCCCCGGGACTGATGGCGAGCCTCGCGGACCCACACGACGCCTACCGGGTGGAACGGGTCGCGCTCGGCCCGCTGCCGCGCAGCGCGGCCGGTGAGCTGTTCGGACCGGGGACGACCGCCGACCGCCAGCGGCTGCTGTACGAAGCCGGGGGAGGCAACCCGTTCTACATGCGGGTGCTGTCACTGTCGCCGGGACCGCTGATGCCGCCCGGCGGGACCACCCCATGGGTACTGTCGGACGAGGCGGCCACGGTGGCGGCAACAGCGATCGCCCGTGAACTCACCCTGCTCGACGCCGAGGAGCACGAGATCCTCAGGGCCGCGACGGTGCTGGGCGAGGAGTTCGACCCCGCTCACCTGGCGTATCTGGCCGACCGGGCCCAGACGGTGACGGCGAAGGCCCTCGACCGTCTGATCGCCCTGGACCTGATACGGGCCGACCACACCCATGGCCGCAGCTGCCGGCTCCGCCATCCGGTGCTACGCGCCGTCGTCTACCAGCGCGCGCCGCACAGCTGGCGCCGGGACGCCCATGCGCGCGCCGACCGCATTCTGCGGAAAACCGGCGCCGGTCCGGTGGAGCGTGCTCCGCATGTCGCGCGCTCGGCCACGACGGGCGACCACGACGCGGTCCGTCTGCTGATGGCGGCCTCCGAGCAGGTGCGGTGGAGCGAACCCACAGCCGCGGCGTCGTGGCTGAGCACGGCGCTGAGCCTGGTCCGCGGGGACGGCGACGGGCTGCGGCTGCCGTTGATGAAGTCGCTGGCGCAGTCACTGGGGACCATCGGGCGGCTACGCGAATGCCAGGAGCTGCTGCGGCGGATCCCACGGCCGGCCGGGCTGCCCCGTACCCGCGACAACGTCGAACTCGTCGCGTTCCAGGCCATGATGGAGCGCCATCTCGGCAACTACCGTGAGGCCGAGGCCCTCCTGGAGGCCGAACTCGCCGAACTCGCCGAGCTTCCCCTGGCGCCGGAGGATCACGCCGCGCTGAGCGCGCCCCTGCGTCTGGAACTGGCCACGGTCAGTCTGCTGCGCCGGGCGTTTCCCAGGTCACGGTCGCTGGCGGAGGAGGCTCTGCGGCAGGCGCCGGCCGGGGAGGACCGGCACAACCGTGCGGCGGACACGGCACATACAGCGGAGTCGGCGCGTACAGCGGACACGGCGCATACGGGGAACCCCTATCGCACCACCGCCCCGGTCGACCCGCCCTACCCGGTACGCATGGCCGCCATGGTCTGCCTGACGCACTGCGCCGCCTTCGAGGGAGAGGTCCCGGTGCTGCTGCGTTCAGCCCGGGAGGCCGGCGCGCTGGTGGACTCGATTGCCGACGCGGAACTCACTCCGCATCTGGACACCCTCTCCCAGCTGGGCTGGGCCGAGGCTCTCGCCGAGCTGCATCACGACGCGCTGCGCCACATGGCCCGCGGTATCCGGCTCGCCCATGCCTCAGGGCAATTGTTCATCCTGCCCTACCTGCGGCTCGCCCACGCCTACGCCAGCGTCAGCGTCGGCCGACTCACGGACGCGGTGCGGTCGGCCGAGGGCGCCGAGGAGGACGCCCGTTGGATGAAGCGGCCGGCCCTGCTCGGGTTTGCCCTGGCCCTGCGGGCATGGGCGACCTCGCTGCTGGACGGCCCGGGCGCCGCCTCACCCATCGCGGAACGGGCCGTCCAGGAACTCGGTGCGGGAGGCAGGCTGTGGGCGGTCACCGCCGGGGTGCTCGCCGATGTCCGGCTCGCGCAGGAACGGCCCGTGGACTGCCTGGAGCTGACCCGGTCCGCCACCGAACACACCCGACATCCCGGCACCGCCCGATGCATCCGGCCGATCTGGTACGCCCTGGGGGCCAGGGCCGCGGCGGCCCTGGGCGATCGCGGAGCGGCAGCCGACTGGGCACGTCGCGCCACCGCCGACGCGGACCTGCTGGGCCTGCCGGGGCAGCGCGGTTTTGCCGCCCTCGCCCGGGCCCACAGTGTCTTGGACCCGGTCGGCCCGCTGCACGAGGCCGTCGTCGGCTTCAGCGCCGGCGGGCTGGTCCTGATGGAGTGCCAGGCAAGGCTGCTGCTCGCCAGAACACTCCTCTCCCGAGAGGCATACGACAAGGCACTGGAGCAGGCCAAGCGGGCCAAGAACCTCGCGGCGGCGTCCGGGGCCCGCCGCCTGTACCGGGAGGCTGTGGACATCCAGCGCCGGCTGGGAGCCCACCAGCCTCGTTCGGTCCGGGAGAGGGAGAGCCCACTGCCCGAGATGTCCGTCCGCGAGCGGGAGATCGCCCGCATGGTGACCCTTGGCATGTCGAACAGCGACATCGCCCGCGCGCTCGTCGTCTCCCCCAAGACCGTCGAGGCCCATCTCACCCGCATCTTCCGCAAAGTCGGCGTACGCTCCCGCGTCGCCCTGGTCACCGCACTGCGGCCGCAGACCGGCCAGGAGTCCCCCGCCTGA
- a CDS encoding ATP-binding cassette domain-containing protein, with amino-acid sequence MVSGDGLRLLRSGLRGSRSPMLRIAGWSVLEACPALAAGWVTATAIDRGFLAGRPFAGLGWLTLLGVLYVVRSAAERAMFPHLAEVVEPLRDHLVRRLVESALRQAASGSGSTPDAAGVARLTGQVDSVRGLVATLLRTARPLAATLLAAIIGLVTLNPVAAALVLPPMLLALLVLPLTLRAMSRRFRASVLAEESVAVRTGQVLDARHDIFALGAQDRAAGEVEEGALGYARAGVATARLSAVRILIVFLGGHLPLLGLLLAGPWLVSSGRISAGALVGAVTYVTGYLVAALQALTGSVGGQWIHLGTVLTRLAETTAAPGTSDAPAPAHAPTPEGYELSVDRLTFGYGPHAEAVLHDLSMSVPEDEHLVIVGSSGIGKSTLAGLLAGLAAPDSGTVRLGGADAAVLDDRLRSRTIALVPQQAYVFHGTVRENLTYLNSEVTDAELARDAALLGAKAVIDRLGGLDAEITDPATQLSSGEGQLLVLVRVFVSPARVVILDEATCHLDPPAEARAEKVFADRPGTLIVIAHRIASAHRAGRVLLLDGDRADLGTHGELLVRSTGYADLVGRWRPEDAT; translated from the coding sequence ATGGTGAGCGGGGACGGACTGCGACTGCTGAGGTCGGGGCTGCGAGGCAGCCGGTCGCCGATGCTCAGGATCGCGGGCTGGTCGGTACTGGAGGCCTGCCCGGCGCTGGCAGCGGGCTGGGTGACGGCGACGGCGATCGACCGGGGCTTCCTGGCCGGACGCCCCTTCGCCGGTCTGGGCTGGCTGACCCTGCTCGGCGTGCTCTACGTGGTGCGGTCGGCGGCCGAGCGAGCCATGTTTCCCCATCTGGCCGAGGTCGTCGAGCCGTTGCGCGACCACTTGGTGCGCCGACTCGTAGAGTCTGCGCTGCGGCAGGCCGCGTCCGGGAGCGGCAGCACCCCGGACGCCGCCGGAGTGGCCCGGCTGACCGGTCAGGTGGACTCCGTGCGCGGGCTGGTCGCCACGCTGCTGCGTACGGCCCGGCCACTGGCCGCCACACTGCTTGCGGCGATCATCGGGCTGGTCACGCTCAACCCCGTCGCGGCCGCGCTCGTGCTGCCCCCCATGCTGCTCGCCCTGCTCGTGCTACCCCTCACGCTGCGCGCGATGTCGCGCAGGTTCAGAGCTTCCGTCCTGGCCGAGGAATCCGTGGCCGTGCGCACCGGGCAGGTGCTCGACGCCCGGCACGACATCTTCGCGCTCGGCGCACAGGACCGTGCCGCCGGGGAGGTCGAGGAGGGGGCGCTCGGGTACGCCCGGGCCGGCGTGGCGACGGCCCGCTTGAGCGCGGTGCGGATCCTCATCGTCTTCCTCGGTGGACACCTGCCGCTGCTGGGGCTGCTCCTCGCCGGGCCGTGGCTCGTCTCGAGCGGAAGGATCAGCGCGGGCGCACTGGTCGGAGCCGTCACCTATGTGACGGGATACCTGGTGGCGGCGTTGCAGGCGCTGACCGGGTCGGTCGGCGGCCAGTGGATTCACCTGGGCACCGTTCTCACCCGGCTGGCGGAGACCACCGCAGCGCCCGGGACATCCGACGCGCCCGCCCCGGCACACGCCCCCACTCCCGAGGGCTACGAACTGAGCGTGGACCGCCTCACCTTCGGCTACGGTCCGCATGCCGAGGCCGTGCTGCACGATCTGTCGATGTCCGTTCCGGAGGACGAGCATCTGGTGATCGTCGGTTCCAGTGGCATCGGCAAGTCCACTCTGGCGGGCTTGCTGGCGGGCCTCGCAGCCCCGGACTCGGGCACCGTGCGACTCGGCGGGGCCGACGCCGCCGTACTCGACGATCGGCTCAGAAGCCGGACGATCGCGCTGGTCCCGCAGCAGGCGTACGTCTTTCATGGCACGGTCCGCGAGAACCTGACCTACCTCAACAGCGAGGTGACCGATGCCGAACTGGCCCGGGACGCTGCGTTGTTGGGCGCGAAGGCCGTGATCGACCGCCTCGGCGGCCTGGACGCCGAGATAACCGACCCGGCCACCCAGTTGTCCAGTGGGGAGGGCCAACTACTGGTACTTGTACGGGTATTTGTGTCACCGGCGAGGGTGGTCATCCTCGACGAGGCCACGTGCCACCTCGACCCGCCGGCCGAAGCACGTGCCGAGAAGGTCTTCGCCGACCGGCCCGGCACACTGATCGTCATCGCTCACCGCATCGCCTCGGCCCATCGTGCCGGGCGGGTCCTCCTGCTCGACGGCGACCGCGCGGACCTGGGCACCCATGGCGAACTCCTGGTGCGCAGCACCGGCTACGCGGACCTCGTCGGCCGCTGGCGACCCGAGGACGCAACATAG